From Rutidosis leptorrhynchoides isolate AG116_Rl617_1_P2 chromosome 3, CSIRO_AGI_Rlap_v1, whole genome shotgun sequence, a single genomic window includes:
- the LOC139901179 gene encoding uncharacterized protein, with protein MEDNTCGPTVVLGANNCGGPKTSVGLDDNHRDPVNKLPESSLAPQTSKNNNKRKRPSSGKSKSLGVSKKRDCCWSSLRRWKSSSRMVNIKNSARKQRIEDKPLKSTCSTCAAKTVPKGKSSGQSKGRSSSSNSFNSKDFAIIKEYGSRIGLKWKEKSSPPPLSFKIGGDEDKFGWVKSLIRKENPVFFAIQETKLHSVDFRWVCSLLGSSDCEFLQKSIVGKSGGQLLIWDSTKFEDISPIVFDCVIGIRGVWRNSGDRINVLNIYGPHDDSKKQILWDSLSRLLGNSDDEAWILCGDFNEVRCSSERFNCEFNSARAQRFNDFIQKNGLLEIPLGGRNFTRVSDDGLKFSKLDRFLICEKFDCLWPNLSATALDRKHSDHCPLMINNIEKNYGPKPFKIFDAWLDEPECDHIVKEAWKNQFQTLIEKILELQAEVGLLDENGHKLCPTDIKAATFNHFSRIFSGPDVDRPSLEDLHYPSISYDDVAALELPFDEKEIHGAILDCGSTKAPGPDGFNMRFFKKYWDVIKCDLVSAIEWFWNKCEFSKGCNASFVTLVQKKKTDPLGLGDFRPISLIGSYYKIIAKILSNRLCKIIPSLIGPEQSAFLKERFLLDGALIVNESIDFLKAKKKKGILFKVDFEKAFDCLNWNFLLEVMKSMGFGEKWRKWIHACLSSASISILVNGSPTKEFSLSRGV; from the exons ATGGAAGATAACACTTGTGGGCCTACTGTAGTCTTGGGGGCAAATAATTGTGGTGGGCCAAAAACGTCAGTTGGGCTGGACGATAATCATCGCGATCCTGTTAATAAATTACCTGAATCAAGTTTGGCTCCCCAAACAAGTAAAAACAATAATAAAAGAAAAAGACCTAGCTCTGGGAAATCGAAATCTTTGGGAGTTTCAAAGAAGCGTGATTGTTGTTGGTCTAGTCTTCGCCGGTGGAAATCATCGTCAAGAATGGTTAATATCAAGAATTCAGCACGAAAGCAGAGGATTGAAGATAAACCTTTGAAGTCGACATGTTCAACCTGTGCAGCGAAAACAGTTCCCAAAGGTAAATCCTCTGGCCAAAGTAAAGGTAGGAGCTCGTCAAGCAATTCCTTCAATTCAAAAGACTTTGCCATCATCAAAGAATATGGGTCAAGAATTGGATTAAAGTGGAAGGAGAAATCTTCTCCTCCCCCTCT AAGTTTCAAAATTGGGGGTGATGAAGATAAATTCGGGTGGGTAAAAAGTCTGATTCGTAAAGAAAACCCTGTCTTCTTTGCAATTCAAGAAACAAAACTCCACTCGGTTGATTTTAGATGGGTATGTTCATTGTTGGGATCAAGTGATTGCGAATTTTTACAAAAATCCATAGTGGGGAAATCTGGGGGACAGCTTCTCATCTGGGACTCAACCAAATTCGAAGATATCAGTCCTATCGTTTTTGATTGTGTAATTGGGATTCGTGGTGTTTGGCGAAATTCGGGTGATAGAATTAATGTTCTTAATATCTACGGCCCTCATGATGATTCGAAAAAACAAATCCTATGGGATTCTTTGTCTAGGCTCTTAGGTAACAGCGATGATGAAGCTTGGATACTGTGTGGAGATTTTAATGAGGTCAGGTGTTCAAGCGAAAGATTCAATTGTGAATTCAACTCTGCTCGGGCCCAAAGATTTAACGACTTCATTCAAAAAAATGGATTGTTGGAAATCCCTTTGGGTGGCAGGAATTTTACGCGAGTCAGTGATGATGGATTGAAGTTCAGCAAGCTGGACCGCTTTCTTATCTGTGAGAAATTCGATTGTCTATGGCCCAATCTCTCTGCTACGGCCCTGGACAGAAAACATTCTGACCACTGTCCTTTAATGATCAACAACATCGAGaaaaattatggtccaaagcctttTAAAATTTTTGATGCCTGGCTCGATGAACCTGAATGTGATCATATCGTTAAAGAAGCATGGAAAAACCAGTTCCAAACATTAATCGAAAAGATT TTGGAATTACAAGCTGAAGTTGGATTATTGGACGAGAATGGCCATAAGCTATG CCCAACTGACATCAAGGCTGCTACCTTCAACCATTTCAGCAGAATATTCAGCGGACCGGATGTTGATCGACCGAGCCTTGAGGATTTACACTATCCTTCGATTTCTTATGATGATGTAGCGGCCCTTGAACTACCTTTTGATGAAAAAGAAATTCACGGCGCAATCTTAGACTGTGGTAGCACGAAGGCACCGGGACCGGACGGTTTTAATATGCGTTTTTTCAAGAAATATTGGGACGTTATCAAATGCGATCTTGTAAGTGCAATTGAGTGGTTTTGGAACAAGTGTGAATTCTCAAAGGGTTGCAACGCCTCTTTCGTCACCTTGgtacaaaaaaaaaaaaccgaCCCTCTTGGTCTTGGAGACTTTCGACCAATTAGTCTAATTggtagttattataaaataattgCCAAAATTTTATCAAATCGCCTTTGCAAGATAATCCCATCCTTGATTGGTCCTGAGCAAAGTGCATTCTTAAAGGAAAGATTCTTACTTGATGGTGCACTCATTGTCAATGAAAGTATTGATTTCTTAAAAGCGAAAAAGAAAAAAGGGATTCTCTTCAAGGTTGACTTTGAGAAGGCTTTTGATTGTCTTAATTGGAACTTTCTTCTTGAGGTTATGAAAAGTATGGGTTTCGGTGAAAAATGGAGAAAGTGGATTCATGCTTGTTTAAGCTCGGCTTCGATTTCTATTCTTGTTAATGGGTCACCCACTAAGGAGTTCTCACTAAGTCGAggggtgtag
- the LOC139897546 gene encoding probable methionine--tRNA ligase yields MEDILTGAGDDRKPTKLPIAGKRNILITSALPYVNNVPHLGNIIGCVLSADVFARYCKLRGYNAIYVCGTDEYGTATETKALEENCTPKEICDKYHAIHRDVYNWLNISFDEFGRTSTPQQTDVCQDIFKKLLENNWLSENTMQQLYCDTCSKFLADRLVEGTCPTPGCNYDSARGDQCEKCGKLLNPTELINPRCKVCANSPRIRDTDHLFLELPLLEGKLREYISTMSVAGSWSQNAIHATNAWLKEGLRQRCITRDLKWGVPVPLEKYKDKVFYVWFDAPIGYVSITKCYTPEWEKWWKNPENVELFQFMGKDNVPFHTVMFPSTLIGTAENWTMMKTISVTEYLNYEAGKFSKSKGVGVFGNDAKDTNIPVEVWRYYLLTNRPEVSDTLFTWADLQAKLNSELLNNLGNFINRVLSFIAKDPDSGTGKGAGYSSIIPDAPGAESHALTKALGDKIGNYVDQYVEAMEKVKLKQGLKIAMSISGEGNAYLQESQFWKLYKEDLPSCSIVMKTSVGLVYLLACPLEPFMPSFSIEVLKQLNLPLQLSLSDDKGDVAKAKSPWEFVPVGHKIGTPIPLFKELTDEEVEFFRNKFAGSQADRADRAVKEEAEAKKITQQLKNTNITAKSGKKERSAKSGGEANTKAAEQELTISRLDIRVGVITKVEKHPDADSLYVEKIDVGEKEPRTVVSGLVKFISLEDMQNRKVCVLCNLKPATMRGIKSQAMVLCASTSDHTKVELVEPPASAIIGERVTFSGFNGEPDDVLNPKKKVWETLQVDLRTDKDLVACFKNLPFTTSAGVCKVSSISDGSIR; encoded by the exons ATGGAAGATATACTGACCGGTGCCGGAGACGATCGGAAACCTACTAAGCTTCCGATTGCAGGCAAACGAAACATCTTGATTACTAGTGCCTTACCTTACGTCAACAACGTGCCTCATCTCGGCAACATAATTGGAT GTGTGTTGAGTGCTGATGTGTTTGCTAGGTATTGTAAATTGAGAGGATACAACGCGATTTACGTGTGCGGTACGGATGAGTATGGTACAGCAACTGAAACCAAAGCTTTGGAAGAAAATTGTACTCCTAAAGAAATTTGTGACAA GTATCATGCGATTCATAGAGACGTGTATAATTGGTTGAATATAAGTTTTGATGAATTTGGAAGAACTTCAACTCCTCAGCAAACTGATGTTTGCCAAGATATTTTTAAGAAATTGTTGGAGAATAATTGGCTTTCTGAGAATACAATGCAGCAG CTTTACTGTGATACATGCAGCAAGTTTTTAGCTGACCGCCTTGTTGAGGGCACCTGCCCAACACCAGGCTGTAATTATGATTCTGCACGAGGTGATCAATGTGAAAAATGTGGAAAGTTGTTGAATCCGACAGAACTGATTAATCCTAGATGCAAG GTCTGTGCGAACAGTCCTCGAATCCGTGATACAGATCACTTGTTTCTTGAACTTCCTTTGTTGGAAGGTAAACTTCGAGAATACATCAGCACCATGTCAGTTGCTGGCTCATGGAGTCAGAATGCCATTCATGCAACGAATGCATGGCTTAAAGAAGGATTAAGGCAGCGTTGTATTACTAGAGATTTGAAGTGGGGTGTCCCTGTTCCTCTTGAGAAATATAAAGACAAG GTTTTCTATGTATGGTTTGATGCACCAATTGGATATGTCTCAATTACTAAATGCTACACCCCTGAGTGGGAGAAGTGGTGGAAAAATCCTGAAAATGTGGAGCTATTCCAGTTTATGGGCAAGGATAACGTTCCATTTCACACT GTAATGTTTCCTTCTACACTAATTGGAACTGCTGAAAACTGGACTATGATGAAGACTATAAGTGTTACAGAGTACTTAAATTATGAGGCAG GCAAGTTCTCAAAAAGTAAGGGTGTGGGCGTTTTTGGAAACGATGCGAAGGATACAAACATCCCGGTTGAAGTATGGCGATATTATTTGTTAACCAACAGACCAGAG GTATCGGACACGTTATTTACATGGGCAGATTTGCAAGCGAAGCTAAACAGTGAATTGCTAAATAATTTGGGCAATTTCATCAACCGTGTCTTGAGCTTTATTGCTAAGGATCCAG ACTCGGGAACTGGCAAGGGTGCAGGATACAGTTCCATAATTCCTGATGCTCCTGGTGCGGAATCACATGCCTTAACAAAAGCATTAGGAGACAAAATTGGTAACTATGTTGACCAATATGTGGAGGCCATGGAAAAG GTCAAGCTGAAGCAAGGATTGAAAATTGCAATGAGTATTTCTGGCGAGGGAAATGCATACCTACAA GAAAGTCAATTCTGGAAGCTTTACAAGGAAGATCTTCCTTCATGTTCCATAGTCATGAAAACTTCAGTGGGACTCGTTTATCTTCTTGCGTGTCCGTTAGAACCCTTCATGCCATCTTTTTCCATTGAG GTACTCAAACAGCTTAATTTGCCCCTGCAACTATCCCTTTCTGATGATAAAGGGGATGTTGCAAAAGCCAAAAGTCCTTGGGAGTTCGTACCCGTTGGTCACAAAATTGGGACTCCTATACCATTGTTTAAGGAATTG ACAGATGAAGAAGTAGAGTTTTTTAGGAATAAGTTTGCTGGAAGTCAAGCTGACCGTGCAGATCGGGCTGTGAAGGAAGAAGCTGAAGCCAAGAAAATTACTCAACAGTTGAAGAACACAAATATTACTG CTAAAAGTGGAAAGAAAGAACGATCAGCTAAATCTGGAGGTGAAGCCAACACTAAGGCTGCTGAACAAGAACTTACAATCAGTAGACTTGATATTCGTGTTGGAGTTATTACGAAAGTTGAGAAGCATCCGGATGCTGATTCGTTGTACGTAGAAAAAATCGATGTTGGTGAAAAGGAGCCTAGAACTGTTGTTAGTGGGCTTGTCAAATTTATTTCTCTTGAGGATATGCAG AACCGAAAGGTCTGTGTTCTGTGCAACTTAAAGCCGGCAACCATGCGTGGAATCAAATCACAAGCTATGGTTCTTTGTGCTTCAACTAGCGATCACACCAAG GTTGAGTTGGTTGAACCACCAGCATCTGCAATTATTGGAGAGAGAGTTACGTTTTCTGGATTTAATGGTGAGCCAGATGATGTTCTGAACCCAAAGAAGAAGGTTTGGGAGACACTGCAAGTGGATTTACGGACAGACAAAGATCTTGTAGCCTGCTTTAAAAATTTACCGTTTACCACTTCAGCTGGTGTTTGCAAGGTTTCATCCATATCTGATGGGTCAATTCGATAA